A region of Polyangiaceae bacterium DNA encodes the following proteins:
- a CDS encoding nucleotidyltransferase — protein MANQRKRPRKAPSPSSPASLGGLTAVLRAVSAWLVAAKVDFAVVGGVAASLHGKPRVTKDVDVVALADESTWEALVEKAAGHGLFPRIDDPLGFARNTRVLLLVHRPSKIEVDLSFGMLPFESELVHRARATEVGELRFPLATPEDVIVMKALALRPRDVGDIEGIVESKVDLDFGRIRATLAQLSAALESDDHVSRLDEILRAVRR, from the coding sequence ATGGCTAACCAGCGAAAGCGTCCGCGGAAGGCGCCGAGTCCGAGCTCACCCGCCTCGCTCGGCGGCCTCACCGCGGTGCTGCGGGCGGTCTCCGCCTGGCTCGTGGCCGCGAAGGTCGATTTTGCCGTCGTGGGTGGCGTGGCTGCATCGCTGCACGGGAAGCCACGGGTGACCAAGGATGTGGACGTCGTGGCGCTCGCGGACGAATCAACCTGGGAAGCGTTGGTGGAGAAGGCCGCCGGGCACGGGCTCTTCCCACGCATCGACGATCCGCTGGGGTTCGCCAGGAACACGCGGGTGCTGCTCTTGGTTCACCGCCCCTCGAAGATCGAGGTCGATCTGAGCTTCGGGATGCTGCCCTTCGAGTCAGAGCTGGTGCACCGCGCTCGGGCGACCGAGGTGGGCGAGCTCCGCTTTCCCCTCGCGACGCCCGAGGACGTCATCGTGATGAAGGCGCTCGCGCTCCGACCCCGGGACGTGGGTGACATCGAGGGCATCGTCGAATCGAAGGTGGATCTCGACTTCGGCCGAATCCGCGCGACGCTCGCGCAGCTCAGCGCGGCCCTGGAATCGGACGACCACGTCTCTCGTCTCGACGAGATCCTCCGCGCCGTGCGCCGCTGA
- a CDS encoding NADH-quinone oxidoreductase subunit I, producing MGYLSDGLRALAFTLKSSFRRPVTVHYPVQKRERAERYRTSFALLHDAEGDEACVGCLQCEKVCPSQIITIVAEKKESPVTGKRRGYAKDFTLDLNACIYCELCVQVCPTDAIVMCRQPETPAYRREDLVLTMDRLYANEKEKPLTWGKASNLMEMQDPKRGQPPPEKKPAAEAKPAAEAKPAAEAKPAAEAKPAAEAKPAAEAKPEEPPPQDE from the coding sequence ATGGGCTACTTGAGCGATGGCCTCCGAGCGCTGGCGTTCACGCTGAAGAGCTCGTTCCGGCGGCCGGTGACGGTGCACTACCCGGTGCAGAAGCGCGAGCGCGCCGAGCGCTACCGCACGAGCTTCGCGCTCCTCCACGACGCAGAAGGGGACGAGGCCTGCGTCGGGTGCTTGCAGTGCGAGAAGGTCTGTCCCTCGCAGATCATCACCATCGTCGCCGAGAAGAAGGAGTCGCCGGTCACGGGCAAGCGCCGCGGCTACGCCAAGGACTTCACCCTCGACCTGAATGCCTGCATCTACTGCGAGCTCTGCGTGCAGGTCTGCCCGACCGACGCCATCGTGATGTGCCGGCAGCCGGAGACGCCCGCGTACCGTCGTGAGGACCTGGTGCTCACGATGGACAGGCTCTACGCGAACGAGAAGGAGAAGCCGCTGACCTGGGGCAAGGCCTCCAATCTGATGGAGATGCAGGACCCCAAGCGCGGCCAGCCTCCGCCGGAGAAGAAGCCCGCAGCGGAGGCGAAGCCCGCGGCGGAGGCGAAGCCCGCGGCGGAGGCGAAGCCCGCGGCGGAGGCGAAGCCCGCAGCGGAGGCGAAGCCCGCAGCGGAGGCGAAGCCCGAAGAGCCGCCGCCCCAGGACGAGTGA
- a CDS encoding glutathione peroxidase, with translation MSSVYDFSAKTIDGVEQKLEAYRGKTLLIVNVASKCGFTSQYEGLEAMYRRLKDQGLEVLGFPCDQFGHQEPGDEASIKSFCSTTYGVTFPMFAKVEVNGKGAHPLYEHLKHEAAGVLGTEAIKWNFTKFLVDKQGRVLERFAPNDTPEAIEAKLRAVL, from the coding sequence GTGAGCAGCGTCTACGACTTTTCCGCCAAGACCATCGACGGTGTGGAGCAGAAGCTCGAAGCCTATCGGGGCAAGACGCTCCTGATCGTCAACGTCGCCTCGAAGTGCGGCTTCACCTCGCAGTACGAGGGGCTCGAGGCCATGTACCGCCGCCTGAAGGACCAGGGCCTCGAGGTGCTGGGCTTCCCCTGCGACCAGTTTGGGCATCAGGAGCCGGGCGACGAGGCGAGCATCAAGAGCTTCTGCTCGACGACCTACGGAGTGACCTTCCCGATGTTCGCCAAAGTGGAGGTCAACGGCAAGGGCGCCCACCCGCTCTACGAGCACCTGAAGCACGAAGCGGCGGGGGTGCTCGGCACCGAGGCCATCAAGTGGAACTTCACCAAGTTCCTGGTGGACAAGCAGGGCCGCGTCCTCGAGCGCTTCGCACCCAACGACACGCCGGAAGCCATCGAGGCCAAGCTGCGCGCGGTGCTCTGA
- a CDS encoding OPT/YSL family transporter, giving the protein MSPEASPKRPSARAVIAGFFLAVLLCAINSYLTLSFGVIEEGPTIAALFFFAMFFLSKTRITSTEMVIVATMGSAGGSLGFISNFYAAKAMTGDPYSLWQMAGFAVVTSLIGLVFVIPLRDLLILRAQLPWPGSKATASVIEALVEKGDPKQPYYLLASVLVCIAYVVANNDGGFGIVPEGTELHVFGLAAFGAAIAWSPFAIGGAYLMGMRTCVGFLVGGCILLIMAPHVPTPSAPHKYVWPGIGFLVSTGLTLMAVNWKVVSTSMKSLLSIRGSNPDDDDPVLKPRTYVVFVVVALVVTSLFSSLALGLNLALVLILVVVGGFLQNVIATRAAAQTAFNPARVMGVLLQGVTALAGGSSAATNLAGAGFVAGSGAQAGNLTGDMVYGRWLKVPSRWQFWTQTLTIVPCALVSAYVFEWIRKTKTVALDGGDLPAPVAKMWAATALVFDGRSPMPPGAVKAMAIAAVLGVVYVILEENQKLHRFLPSSVGIGIALVLPVAYDFAFFFGGLVFWGLLGRALKVKNITLTTLAVGAIVGEGLGGVMKPVLQMLHVIKG; this is encoded by the coding sequence GTGAGCCCCGAAGCCTCGCCAAAGCGTCCATCCGCGCGCGCAGTCATCGCCGGGTTCTTCCTGGCCGTCCTCCTGTGCGCCATCAACTCCTATCTCACGCTCTCGTTCGGCGTGATCGAGGAGGGCCCGACCATCGCGGCGCTGTTCTTCTTCGCGATGTTCTTCCTCTCGAAGACGCGCATCACGTCCACGGAGATGGTGATCGTCGCGACCATGGGCAGCGCCGGCGGCAGCCTCGGCTTCATCAGCAATTTCTATGCAGCCAAGGCCATGACCGGCGATCCCTACTCGCTCTGGCAGATGGCGGGCTTTGCCGTGGTCACGAGCCTGATCGGTCTCGTGTTCGTCATCCCGCTGCGCGACCTGCTCATCTTGCGCGCGCAGTTGCCCTGGCCCGGCTCCAAGGCCACCGCCTCCGTGATCGAGGCGTTGGTCGAGAAGGGTGATCCGAAGCAGCCGTATTACTTGCTCGCCAGCGTGCTGGTCTGCATCGCCTACGTCGTCGCCAACAACGACGGCGGCTTCGGCATCGTGCCGGAAGGGACGGAGCTCCACGTCTTCGGCCTCGCCGCCTTCGGCGCCGCCATCGCCTGGTCACCGTTCGCCATCGGTGGGGCGTACCTGATGGGTATGCGCACCTGCGTCGGCTTCTTGGTGGGCGGGTGCATCCTGCTGATCATGGCGCCGCACGTGCCCACGCCGTCCGCGCCGCACAAGTACGTCTGGCCGGGCATCGGCTTCCTCGTCTCGACGGGGCTCACGCTGATGGCGGTCAACTGGAAGGTCGTGAGCACGAGCATGAAGTCGCTGCTGTCGATCCGCGGCTCCAACCCCGACGACGACGATCCGGTGCTGAAACCCAGGACCTACGTCGTCTTCGTCGTGGTGGCGCTGGTCGTCACGTCGCTGTTCTCGTCGCTGGCGCTGGGGCTGAACCTGGCCCTGGTGCTGATCCTGGTCGTCGTCGGCGGGTTCTTGCAGAACGTGATCGCCACCCGCGCGGCCGCCCAGACCGCGTTCAACCCGGCGCGGGTCATGGGCGTGCTGCTCCAGGGGGTGACGGCCTTGGCCGGCGGGAGCAGCGCGGCCACCAACCTGGCCGGCGCGGGCTTCGTGGCTGGCAGCGGGGCGCAGGCCGGAAACCTGACCGGGGACATGGTGTACGGCCGCTGGCTCAAGGTGCCGAGCCGCTGGCAGTTCTGGACTCAGACCCTGACCATCGTGCCCTGCGCGCTGGTCAGCGCCTACGTGTTCGAGTGGATCCGCAAGACGAAGACCGTGGCGCTCGACGGCGGCGACCTGCCCGCGCCCGTCGCCAAGATGTGGGCGGCGACGGCGCTCGTCTTCGACGGCCGTTCGCCCATGCCGCCCGGCGCCGTGAAGGCCATGGCCATCGCGGCGGTGCTGGGCGTGGTCTACGTGATCCTGGAAGAGAACCAGAAGCTCCACCGCTTCTTGCCGTCCTCCGTCGGCATCGGCATCGCGCTGGTGCTGCCAGTCGCCTACGACTTCGCGTTCTTCTTCGGCGGCCTGGTCTTCTGGGGGCTGCTTGGCCGAGCGCTCAAGGTGAAGAACATCACTCTGACGACCCTCGCCGTCGGCGCCATCGTGGGAGAAGGCCTCGGCGGCGTGATGAAGCCCGTCTTGCAGATGCTGCACGTGATCAAGGGCTGA
- a CDS encoding serine/threonine protein kinase: MAFVCPECGRSYPAGGFCTEDGGALNDDSFSPLLGSMVGAYRVATLIGQGGMGEVYRGVHPEIGSRVAIKVLSSDAARAPSLAERFFAEARAVNVVRHEGIVSVLDLNRLPDGRPYIVMEYLDGAPLTRVIEMYRPAPLGAMLQILLNVLDALGAAHAQGITHRDLKPDNIFVTSTGRTKVLDFGIAKLRPDIAGVSGATKTGALLGTPHYMSPEQARGQAVDHRSDIYSLGMIAFELFTGQRPFHAENLYDLLRQHIEVRPPSLCELRPEIPRALESVVLRALEKDPARRQQTTEELAAELRQTAPFLPAESFVTLTGVPTSVPRPVLTPGAQAGRTAPTAPGYAATLPEQRVPVKRGPSPLLWGGVGVLVLGGGMALSAVVALVVFGDRDTITIVETKPPAEPKSGAAPPKAPAAGVTNLKRVEAVQFYPKALELARQQLPGAELSTLSVDEPESDGSVDFAKSDGTITYTFTAKGEVASVTLDGEAPVVAKLPVVTFMTGTVRAPRCTVGKVLERSAVSGEDIVVSYGPAASWTVIGADDVKMVPDDC, encoded by the coding sequence GTGGCCTTCGTCTGTCCCGAGTGCGGTCGCTCGTACCCAGCGGGGGGGTTCTGCACCGAGGACGGCGGCGCGCTCAACGACGACTCGTTCTCTCCGTTGCTCGGCTCGATGGTCGGCGCCTACCGCGTGGCGACGCTGATCGGACAGGGTGGCATGGGCGAGGTCTACCGGGGCGTGCACCCCGAGATCGGCAGCCGCGTCGCCATCAAGGTGCTCTCCTCCGATGCAGCGCGCGCGCCGAGCTTGGCCGAGCGCTTCTTCGCCGAGGCCCGCGCCGTGAACGTGGTGCGTCACGAGGGCATCGTCAGCGTGCTCGACCTGAACCGACTCCCCGATGGTCGGCCCTACATCGTGATGGAGTACCTGGACGGCGCGCCGCTCACGCGGGTCATCGAGATGTACCGGCCGGCGCCCCTCGGGGCCATGCTCCAGATCCTGCTGAACGTGCTCGACGCGCTCGGAGCCGCGCACGCGCAGGGCATCACGCACCGCGATCTCAAGCCCGACAACATCTTCGTGACCAGCACGGGTCGCACCAAAGTGCTCGACTTCGGCATCGCCAAGCTGCGCCCGGACATCGCCGGCGTCAGCGGCGCCACCAAGACCGGCGCCCTGCTCGGCACGCCCCACTACATGTCACCCGAGCAGGCGCGCGGGCAAGCCGTTGACCATCGCAGCGACATCTATTCGCTCGGCATGATCGCGTTCGAGCTCTTCACGGGGCAGCGCCCGTTCCACGCGGAGAACCTCTACGATCTCTTGCGCCAGCACATCGAGGTGCGGCCCCCGAGCTTGTGCGAGCTCCGCCCGGAGATCCCCCGAGCGCTGGAGAGCGTGGTCCTCCGCGCGCTGGAGAAGGACCCGGCCCGCCGCCAGCAGACGACGGAGGAGCTCGCGGCGGAGCTGCGCCAGACCGCACCTTTCCTCCCCGCGGAGAGCTTCGTCACGCTGACCGGCGTGCCGACCAGCGTGCCGCGCCCGGTCCTGACTCCCGGCGCTCAGGCCGGCAGAACCGCGCCCACCGCGCCCGGCTACGCTGCCACGCTGCCGGAGCAGCGCGTGCCGGTGAAGCGCGGCCCGAGCCCGCTCCTGTGGGGCGGCGTCGGCGTGCTGGTGCTGGGCGGCGGCATGGCGCTCTCGGCGGTGGTGGCGCTCGTGGTGTTCGGCGATCGCGACACCATCACCATCGTCGAGACGAAGCCACCCGCCGAGCCCAAGTCCGGTGCGGCGCCTCCGAAGGCGCCGGCGGCGGGAGTGACCAACCTGAAGCGGGTCGAGGCAGTGCAGTTCTACCCGAAGGCTCTGGAGCTGGCGCGCCAGCAGCTGCCCGGAGCGGAGCTCTCCACGCTGTCCGTGGACGAGCCGGAGTCGGATGGGAGCGTCGACTTCGCCAAGAGCGATGGGACCATCACCTACACCTTCACCGCGAAGGGCGAGGTCGCGTCGGTCACGCTGGACGGTGAGGCGCCGGTCGTCGCGAAGCTGCCAGTAGTGACGTTCATGACCGGCACGGTGCGCGCCCCCCGCTGCACCGTCGGCAAGGTGCTCGAGAGATCGGCGGTGAGTGGCGAAGACATCGTGGTGAGCTACGGCCCCGCGGCGTCGTGGACGGTGATCGGCGCCGACGACGTGAAGATGGTCCCCGATGACTGCTGA